A genomic region of Candidatus Eisenbacteria bacterium contains the following coding sequences:
- a CDS encoding GNAT family N-acetyltransferase, giving the protein MVEISAAESKSDWATARGLFEEYAASLGFDLSFQDFDREVASLPGDYSSPRGVILLALDGSAAAGCVALRPLAGETCEMKRLYVRPSHRGTGLGKRLADAILAEARARGYRYMRLDTVPGMEAAIALYRALGFRDIDPYRANPIPGAIFMEREL; this is encoded by the coding sequence GTGGTCGAGATCAGCGCCGCCGAATCCAAATCCGATTGGGCCACGGCGCGTGGGCTCTTCGAAGAGTACGCCGCCTCGCTCGGGTTCGACCTCTCGTTCCAGGACTTCGACCGCGAGGTCGCCTCGCTGCCCGGGGACTACTCGTCGCCGCGGGGCGTCATTCTTCTCGCGCTGGACGGCTCCGCGGCCGCCGGCTGCGTGGCCCTTCGCCCCCTCGCGGGCGAGACATGCGAGATGAAGCGGCTCTACGTGCGTCCCTCGCACCGGGGGACCGGGCTCGGGAAACGGCTCGCCGACGCCATCCTTGCGGAGGCGCGTGCGCGCGGCTATCGGTACATGCGCCTCGACACCGTCCCGGGCATGGAGGCGGCTATCGCGCTCTACCGCGCGCTCGGATTCCGTGACATCGACCCCTACAGGGCGAATCCGATCCCTGGCGCGATTTTCATGGAGCGGGAGCTCTAG